One segment of candidate division KSB1 bacterium DNA contains the following:
- a CDS encoding IS1380 family transposase, producing MNNQSHKKSQFQSKEVKHSFTGNQLTPSAVLSPIMKYINKLKLGLSLNHLFPTLMHNATKFTTVQILLSVVLASFAGINRLKRFAAFTHDALVKVLLDLETGLNKDVISTRLKALGQAGAILLQEHLFKLTTRWLTKSQLESITLDADSTVKTVYGNQQGAEKGYNHKKPGANSYHPMLAFVSQLKLVVNSWFRCGSAYTSNGICEFINQTQALLPSNIKQVFFRADSRFFNGALFDLLESFHWTYLIKVKLKNLQSLLASQNWYPLPGHPDLAICEFQYQGKSWTKKRTLKAIRIITEWVPADFMGIRQWIPKYEYACHCSNLTVDVLELHELYKHRSTSETWIEQVKNQLLAGGTLTDDFHANDILWQLNVLAYNLSVMMRYKVKQLWRQEHATFRDWFINLPAKLVHGGRQISLKIYQNYYYKNRWIELDRMLQLS from the coding sequence TAGGTTTAAGTCTCAATCATTTATTTCCCACCCTGATGCACAATGCCACCAAATTTACCACGGTTCAAATTCTGCTGTCAGTGGTGTTAGCATCATTTGCTGGTATCAATCGGCTGAAACGGTTTGCGGCTTTTACTCATGACGCCCTGGTCAAGGTGCTGTTGGATTTAGAGACAGGATTGAACAAAGATGTGATTAGCACCCGCCTCAAAGCGTTAGGTCAAGCTGGCGCCATTTTGCTTCAGGAACATTTGTTTAAGTTAACAACCCGCTGGTTGACCAAGAGCCAATTGGAAAGCATTACCCTGGATGCTGATTCCACTGTTAAAACGGTGTATGGTAATCAACAAGGCGCTGAAAAGGGCTATAACCATAAAAAGCCGGGAGCTAACAGTTATCATCCGATGTTAGCCTTTGTCAGTCAACTGAAGCTGGTCGTTAATAGTTGGTTTCGTTGTGGTTCGGCTTACACCTCCAATGGCATTTGTGAATTTATTAATCAGACCCAAGCCCTGCTACCGTCGAATATCAAGCAGGTATTTTTCCGCGCCGACAGCCGATTTTTTAATGGTGCCTTATTTGATTTATTAGAAAGTTTTCATTGGACGTATTTAATCAAAGTTAAGTTGAAAAATTTACAATCGTTGTTAGCAAGTCAAAACTGGTATCCTTTACCAGGCCATCCTGATCTGGCCATTTGTGAATTCCAATATCAAGGGAAATCTTGGACCAAGAAGCGAACCTTAAAAGCCATTCGCATCATCACCGAGTGGGTACCAGCCGATTTCATGGGCATCAGGCAATGGATTCCCAAATATGAATATGCCTGTCATTGCAGCAACTTAACAGTTGACGTACTTGAGTTGCATGAATTATATAAACACCGTTCCACCAGTGAAACCTGGATCGAGCAGGTTAAAAATCAACTGTTAGCTGGGGGGACTTTAACCGATGATTTTCATGCCAACGACATCTTATGGCAGTTGAATGTATTGGCGTACAATTTATCGGTCATGATGCGCTATAAAGTGAAACAACTTTGGCGACAAGAGCATGCCACCTTTCGAGATTGGTTCATCAATCTGCCTGCCAAATTGGTGCATGGTGGTCGTCAAATCAGCTTGAAAATTTATCAGAATTATTACTATAAAAATAGATGGATTGAATTGGATCGAATGTTACAGTTGTCCTAA